From Leptolyngbya iicbica LK, a single genomic window includes:
- a CDS encoding efflux RND transporter permease subunit has protein sequence MFVNFFIKRPVFATVCAMILLLVGAISIPTLPIAQFPDIAPTQISVRANYIGADAETVEKTVTNLIEREINGVEGLRYMTSSSSNDGTSAITATFDSSRNKDIAAVDVQNRVSLAEPQLPEPVLQTGVTVSKESSNILLAMSVYTPDDTYDDIFLSNYADLYIVDALRRVDGVGNVVIFGERTYAVRLWLNPQQLASRNLTPQDVIDALREQNISVGAGQLGQPPSADSQQFQIDLRALSRFQDIDEFENLVIKTGDNAELVKFSDVGRVELGAESYGSFLRFRGQEAIGLGIYQLPGSNALEVAQGVKDEMARLAEQFPPGMEYGIGFDTTDYVQQSLTEVVWTLVQAVLLVVLVIFVFLQDWRTTIIPAVTIPVALIGTFAIVKIFGFSINSLTLFGLTLATGMVVDDAIVVVEDIARKIQDLGMPPTRAAIEAMRELTGAVIATSLVLMAVFIPVAFFPGTTGALYRQFALTIAFAIALSTFNALTLTPTLAGLLLRQKPPMGGWLGAFFNRFNRFLDGLRRAYRGTLELLNSVKPLVLAAFVALLVITGWLYRSAPSAFLPDEDQGYFITLIQGPEGVSLSYTSEVMSQVEEDILALPGVRATFAVGGFSFSGSTSNSGVVFTTLEPWSERGPGESAQALIGQLFGKFSQITEARVFPVNPPAIQGLGQFGGFQYQLQDRRGNLSIDALVQKMGELLGAANQDPNLQNVFSTYSAATPQILVDVNRDRAKALGVDVDDVFSTLQAYVGSRYVNDFTQGQRTYRVYVQADQQYRSNPDDIDKLYVRSAGGDMIPLGNLVTLTSATGAQTINHYNLYRAIEITGSPAPGVSSGVALNTMEELSAQVLPPSMGYEWSGTSLEEIESGNQAPIIFGLGLVFVFLVLAAQYESFIDPVVILFAVPLAVLGALLAQTLRGLPNDVYCQIGLVMLIGLASKNSILIVEFANQLRGEGLPIVKSAFEAAEQRMRPILMTAISTLSSIFPLVIATGAGAGSRQSLGTAVFGGMFVATFLSLFVVPILYIVVKQLSDRYFGGPPDNGYVPESGDAQQLVLPTPPR, from the coding sequence ATGTTCGTCAATTTCTTCATCAAACGCCCAGTATTTGCTACGGTTTGCGCGATGATCTTGCTGCTGGTGGGCGCGATCAGTATTCCGACCCTGCCCATCGCCCAGTTTCCCGATATTGCGCCCACCCAGATTAGTGTTCGCGCCAACTACATCGGTGCGGATGCTGAAACGGTGGAAAAGACCGTTACCAACTTGATTGAGCGGGAAATTAACGGGGTCGAAGGGTTGCGTTACATGACCTCCAGCAGCAGCAACGATGGCACTAGCGCCATCACGGCGACCTTTGATTCGAGTCGTAACAAAGACATCGCCGCAGTGGATGTGCAAAACCGGGTCTCCCTCGCCGAGCCGCAGCTGCCCGAGCCGGTCTTACAAACAGGCGTCACGGTCAGCAAAGAAAGCAGCAATATTCTGCTGGCGATGAGCGTCTACACCCCAGACGATACCTACGACGACATTTTTCTCAGCAACTACGCCGATCTCTACATCGTGGATGCGTTGCGGCGGGTCGACGGGGTGGGCAACGTGGTGATCTTTGGCGAACGGACGTATGCCGTCCGCCTGTGGCTCAATCCGCAGCAGCTGGCGAGTCGCAATCTCACCCCGCAAGATGTGATCGATGCCCTGCGAGAGCAAAACATTTCCGTCGGGGCGGGACAACTGGGCCAGCCGCCATCCGCCGATTCCCAACAGTTTCAAATTGACCTGAGGGCGCTGAGCCGTTTTCAAGACATTGACGAATTTGAAAATCTCGTCATCAAAACGGGCGACAATGCTGAACTGGTCAAGTTCAGTGATGTGGGACGGGTCGAACTGGGGGCCGAAAGCTACGGTAGCTTTTTGCGGTTTCGGGGCCAAGAGGCCATCGGCTTGGGGATTTACCAACTGCCTGGCAGTAACGCTCTAGAGGTGGCGCAAGGGGTCAAAGATGAAATGGCCCGTTTGGCCGAACAGTTTCCCCCAGGCATGGAGTACGGCATTGGCTTTGATACGACGGACTACGTGCAGCAGTCTTTGACCGAAGTCGTGTGGACGTTGGTGCAGGCGGTACTGCTAGTTGTCCTGGTGATTTTTGTCTTTTTGCAAGACTGGCGCACCACGATCATTCCCGCCGTGACGATTCCGGTGGCGCTGATCGGTACCTTTGCCATTGTGAAAATCTTTGGGTTCTCCATCAACAGCTTGACGCTGTTTGGGCTGACCCTGGCGACGGGCATGGTGGTAGACGACGCGATCGTGGTGGTTGAGGATATTGCTCGCAAGATTCAGGACTTGGGCATGCCGCCGACCAGAGCCGCGATCGAGGCGATGCGGGAACTCACCGGAGCGGTCATTGCGACCTCCTTGGTGCTGATGGCGGTGTTCATTCCCGTGGCCTTTTTTCCGGGCACGACGGGGGCGCTGTATCGCCAATTTGCGTTGACGATCGCCTTTGCGATCGCCCTCTCCACCTTTAACGCCCTGACGTTGACACCGACGTTGGCAGGCCTGCTGCTGCGCCAAAAACCGCCGATGGGCGGCTGGCTCGGCGCCTTTTTCAACCGCTTCAACCGCTTTTTGGACGGATTGCGGCGCGCCTATCGCGGCACCTTGGAATTGTTGAACTCGGTGAAACCGTTGGTACTGGCCGCCTTCGTTGCCCTACTGGTAATCACTGGCTGGCTTTATCGCTCCGCGCCTTCCGCCTTTTTGCCGGATGAAGATCAGGGCTACTTTATTACCTTGATTCAGGGGCCGGAGGGGGTTTCACTCAGTTACACCAGCGAGGTGATGAGCCAGGTCGAAGAAGACATTTTGGCGTTGCCCGGAGTGCGAGCGACCTTTGCCGTTGGGGGTTTCAGCTTTTCGGGCAGCACGTCTAATTCTGGGGTCGTGTTTACGACTTTGGAACCCTGGTCAGAACGCGGCCCTGGCGAATCCGCCCAAGCGTTGATCGGGCAACTGTTTGGCAAATTCTCCCAAATTACAGAAGCGCGGGTCTTTCCGGTGAATCCTCCCGCAATTCAGGGATTGGGGCAGTTTGGCGGGTTTCAGTATCAGCTGCAAGATCGACGCGGGAATTTGAGCATTGACGCCCTGGTGCAAAAAATGGGCGAGCTGTTGGGCGCGGCCAATCAAGACCCGAACTTGCAGAACGTGTTCAGTACCTACTCTGCTGCGACCCCTCAAATTCTTGTGGATGTGAATCGCGATCGCGCCAAAGCCCTCGGCGTTGATGTGGATGACGTGTTCAGCACGTTGCAGGCTTATGTCGGTTCCCGCTATGTCAATGACTTTACCCAGGGGCAGCGCACTTATCGGGTCTACGTGCAGGCTGACCAGCAATATCGTTCTAACCCCGACGACATCGACAAGTTGTACGTGCGTTCTGCGGGGGGCGACATGATTCCCCTGGGTAACCTGGTGACTTTGACCTCCGCAACAGGGGCGCAAACCATCAACCACTACAACCTGTATCGAGCGATCGAAATTACGGGCAGTCCTGCACCGGGGGTGAGTTCAGGCGTGGCCCTCAACACGATGGAGGAGCTATCGGCTCAAGTGTTGCCCCCGAGTATGGGCTACGAATGGTCGGGCACCTCGTTGGAAGAAATTGAATCAGGTAACCAAGCGCCGATCATTTTTGGCCTGGGATTGGTGTTTGTCTTCCTCGTTCTCGCGGCCCAGTACGAGAGCTTTATCGACCCAGTGGTGATTCTCTTTGCGGTACCGTTGGCGGTGCTGGGGGCGCTGCTGGCCCAAACCCTGCGTGGTCTGCCCAATGACGTGTACTGCCAAATTGGCCTGGTGATGCTGATTGGCCTTGCCAGCAAAAACTCCATTCTGATTGTGGAATTTGCCAATCAACTGCGCGGTGAAGGGCTCCCCATCGTCAAGTCAGCCTTTGAAGCGGCTGAGCAACGGATGCGCCCCATTCTGATGACGGCGATATCGACCCTGAGCAGTATCTTTCCCCTGGTGATTGCCACTGGGGCCGGAGCCGGGAGCCGTCAGTCGCTGGGGACGGCGGTGTTTGGGGGCATGTTTGTGGCGACTTTCCTCAGTTTGTTTGTGGTACCGATTTTGTACATCGTGGTGAAGCAACTCAGCGATCGCTACTTTGGTGGCCCGCCAGACAACGGATATGTCCCAGAGTCTGGCGATGCTCAACAGTTGGTCTTACCTACCCCACCTCGTTAG
- the tpiA gene encoding triose-phosphate isomerase, whose amino-acid sequence MRKIVIAGNWKMHKTQGDALAFLQEFLNYLTETPDDREAVLCVPFTALGTLSKNLHGSLIKLGAQNIHWADEGAFTGEISGDMLSELGVRYVIVGHSERRQYFGETDETVNQRLLAAQRHGLTPILCVGETKEQRDAGETDSIIAAQISKDLVDVDQSNLVIAYEPIWAIGTGDTCEATDANKVIGAIRAQLTNQDVPIQYGGSVKPGNIDEIMAQSEIDGVLVGGASLQAEGFARIVNFQ is encoded by the coding sequence GTGCGTAAGATTGTCATTGCTGGAAACTGGAAAATGCACAAAACTCAGGGGGACGCGCTGGCGTTTCTCCAAGAGTTTTTGAACTACTTGACAGAGACCCCCGACGATCGCGAAGCGGTACTCTGTGTCCCCTTCACCGCGCTGGGTACCCTCTCCAAAAATCTCCACGGCAGCTTGATCAAATTGGGGGCGCAGAATATCCACTGGGCGGATGAAGGCGCGTTCACGGGGGAAATCTCCGGCGATATGCTCAGCGAATTGGGCGTGCGCTACGTCATCGTTGGTCACAGCGAACGCCGACAGTATTTTGGCGAAACGGACGAAACCGTGAACCAGCGCTTACTCGCTGCTCAGCGCCACGGGTTGACGCCGATTCTCTGTGTGGGTGAAACCAAGGAACAGCGCGATGCGGGCGAAACTGACAGCATCATTGCCGCACAAATCAGCAAAGACTTGGTCGATGTGGATCAGAGCAACTTGGTGATTGCTTACGAACCGATTTGGGCGATCGGCACGGGTGATACCTGCGAAGCCACCGACGCGAATAAGGTGATCGGGGCCATCCGCGCGCAACTGACCAATCAGGATGTGCCCATCCAGTACGGTGGGTCAGTGAAGCCGGGCAACATTGACGAAATCATGGCCCAGTCGGAAATCGACGGCGTACTCGTCGGCGGTGCGAGCCTGCAGGCGGAAGGCTTTGCGCGCATCGTCAACTTCCAGTAG